Proteins from one Desulfonema limicola genomic window:
- a CDS encoding general secretion pathway protein GspB → MSSILKALKKLETENSAQEIQGQYMSRSINTSQAVNKRVKSFWIVNKLFSITCIIIITLGLAWFALNYKTDYKADHDTPKTIQPDDNTNIGDQIKKAEPLTKAPLAPSVLPKKIQKPIPKPLQAVQADPFKPVTKEMPNPPVTVLKEPEKQVPVPQKKIEPEKKPDVQYAHDSIPQKSASESGLAIQALVWSPESRRRMAVINGNILREGGTIEGAVINYIGNDYIIFKKESKEWKVIFQIN, encoded by the coding sequence TTGAGTTCCATATTAAAAGCCTTGAAAAAGCTTGAAACTGAAAATTCTGCCCAGGAAATCCAGGGGCAGTATATGTCCCGAAGTATTAATACCAGCCAGGCTGTAAACAAAAGGGTAAAAAGTTTTTGGATTGTTAATAAGCTTTTTTCCATAACCTGTATTATTATCATCACTTTAGGGCTTGCCTGGTTTGCCCTCAATTATAAAACAGATTATAAAGCAGATCACGATACTCCAAAAACTATTCAGCCTGATGATAATACAAATATCGGGGATCAAATCAAAAAGGCTGAACCTTTAACAAAAGCTCCTTTGGCACCGTCAGTACTGCCTAAAAAAATACAAAAGCCCATTCCCAAACCATTACAGGCAGTACAGGCTGACCCATTTAAACCTGTTACAAAAGAAATGCCAAATCCACCAGTAACAGTCTTGAAAGAGCCTGAAAAACAAGTTCCTGTGCCTCAAAAAAAAATAGAGCCTGAAAAAAAACCTGATGTTCAATATGCTCATGACTCAATACCTCAAAAATCAGCATCAGAAAGCGGTCTGGCAATTCAAGCCCTGGTATGGTCTCCTGAATCCCGCAGGCGCATGGCTGTTATTAATGGAAACATCCTGCGTGAAGGAGGGACAATTGAAGGTGCTGTTATTAATTACATTGGCAATGATTATATTATCTTTAAAAAAGAAAGCAAAGAATGGAAAGTTATATTTCAGATAAATTAA
- the ahbC gene encoding 12,18-didecarboxysiroheme deacetylase, whose product MIGISKLYCGTVEPSDALRYSRNSGQLPSHLLQFSKDKKPVIVWNITRRCNLKCVHCYAHSKDIHYQNELSTDEGKALIDNLAEFGVPVLLLSGGEPLVRKDLPELAGYAVQKGMRAVISTNGTLITKEKAKILKDIGLSYVGVSLDGMEEIHDKFRGVKGAFKLAMEGIENSQEAGIKVGLRFTINKFNVNEIPAVFDLLEKRNIPRICFYHLVYAGRGSELVKDDLSHEETRKAVDLIMDRTKDMHDRGIEKEVLTVDNHADGPYLYLRMLEKDPKRAKEVLELLEMNEGNNSGRGIGCVSWDGEVFADQFWRHHSFGNIRKRLFSEIWTDLSEPLMAKLKDKKPHVKGRCAQCRWLNICAGNFRVRAEAVYDDVWAPDPACYLTDQEIGII is encoded by the coding sequence ATGATCGGAATATCAAAACTATATTGCGGAACTGTTGAACCTTCGGATGCTCTTCGTTACAGCCGTAACTCAGGACAGCTTCCATCCCATCTTCTCCAGTTTTCCAAAGACAAAAAGCCTGTTATAGTATGGAATATAACCCGCCGGTGTAATTTAAAATGCGTTCATTGTTATGCTCATTCCAAAGATATTCATTATCAGAACGAGCTGTCAACTGACGAAGGCAAAGCTCTTATTGACAACCTGGCAGAATTTGGCGTACCAGTACTTCTTCTTTCAGGAGGTGAGCCTCTTGTAAGAAAAGATTTGCCAGAACTGGCAGGTTATGCAGTGCAAAAAGGAATGCGGGCTGTTATATCCACCAATGGAACCCTGATAACCAAAGAAAAAGCAAAAATTCTAAAAGATATAGGATTATCCTATGTTGGTGTCAGTTTAGACGGCATGGAAGAAATTCATGATAAATTCAGGGGAGTCAAAGGAGCATTTAAACTTGCAATGGAGGGCATTGAAAACTCTCAGGAAGCAGGTATTAAGGTAGGCCTTAGATTTACCATAAACAAATTTAATGTAAATGAAATTCCAGCAGTTTTTGACCTTTTGGAAAAAAGAAATATCCCGCGGATCTGTTTCTACCATCTTGTATATGCAGGAAGAGGTTCAGAGCTTGTCAAGGATGATCTTTCCCATGAAGAAACCCGAAAAGCTGTTGACCTGATAATGGATCGTACTAAAGACATGCACGACAGAGGAATTGAAAAAGAAGTACTGACAGTTGACAACCATGCTGACGGCCCTTACCTGTATCTGCGTATGCTTGAAAAAGATCCAAAACGTGCTAAAGAGGTGCTGGAACTTCTTGAAATGAACGAAGGAAATAACTCAGGCAGGGGAATAGGATGTGTAAGCTGGGATGGCGAAGTTTTTGCAGACCAGTTCTGGCGGCATCATAGTTTTGGAAACATCAGAAAACGGCTTTTTTCAGAAATCTGGACAGACCTTTCTGAACCTTTAATGGCAAAACTCAAGGACAAAAAACCCCATGTTAAAGGCAGATGCGCTCAATGCAGGTGGCTCAATATATGTGCAGGCAATTTCAGGGTTCGGGCAGAAGCTGTATATGATGATGTATGGGCACCTGATCCTGCATGTTATCTTACAGATCAAGAAATAGGTATCATTTAA
- the ahbD gene encoding heme b synthase, protein MIEKKHPQNISGGPGKDAEIRLVAWEITRNCNLSCVHCRASATMGPYTGELDKEACFRLIDQIHETGNPIIILTGGEPLLRSDIFEIAGYGTKKGLRMVMAPNGTLITEESARKMAESGIKRISISLDGSTREKHDRFRGVEGAFEGALRGIKYAKQAGIEFQINTTITKTNLEQMPDIQNLAVELGAAAHHIFLLVPTGRGKYIADQAIDAVQYEEALNWFYDQRDKTPLQLKATCAPHYYRILRQRAKQEGKTVTFQTHGLDAVTRGCLGGTGFCFISHTGVVQPCGFLELNCGDITTTSFKDVWNHSKIFLSLRNYDNLKGKCGDCEYNKVCGGCRARAYEATGDYLEEEPLCTYQPLKYTKQAAHKEYP, encoded by the coding sequence ATGATAGAAAAAAAACATCCTCAAAATATATCCGGCGGTCCAGGAAAAGATGCTGAAATCCGTCTTGTTGCCTGGGAAATCACCCGTAACTGTAATCTTTCCTGTGTTCACTGCCGGGCATCTGCTACAATGGGGCCTTATACAGGAGAACTTGATAAAGAAGCCTGTTTCAGGCTGATTGACCAGATTCATGAAACCGGTAATCCCATTATAATTCTTACTGGAGGAGAACCGCTTCTCAGATCTGATATCTTTGAAATTGCCGGATATGGAACAAAAAAAGGGCTGCGCATGGTAATGGCTCCAAATGGAACCCTTATTACAGAAGAATCTGCCCGGAAAATGGCTGAATCAGGCATAAAACGCATAAGCATAAGCCTTGACGGCAGCACCAGAGAAAAACACGACAGATTCAGAGGTGTTGAAGGAGCTTTTGAAGGAGCGCTCAGGGGCATAAAATATGCAAAGCAGGCAGGAATTGAATTTCAAATAAATACAACAATAACCAAAACGAACCTGGAGCAGATGCCGGATATTCAAAACCTGGCTGTTGAACTTGGAGCAGCAGCTCATCATATATTTCTCCTGGTTCCCACAGGACGGGGCAAATATATTGCTGACCAGGCTATTGATGCCGTTCAATATGAAGAGGCTTTAAACTGGTTTTATGACCAGCGGGATAAAACCCCTTTGCAGTTAAAAGCTACCTGTGCGCCTCATTATTACAGGATACTGCGCCAGAGGGCAAAACAGGAAGGCAAAACCGTAACCTTTCAAACCCACGGCTTAGATGCAGTTACAAGGGGATGTCTTGGCGGAACTGGATTCTGCTTTATTTCACACACAGGGGTTGTCCAGCCCTGCGGATTTTTAGAACTTAACTGCGGTGATATAACAACAACATCTTTTAAAGATGTATGGAATCATTCTAAAATATTTTTATCCCTTAGAAACTATGACAACCTCAAAGGAAAATGCGGGGATTGTGAATACAATAAGGTCTGCGGGGGATGCAGAGCCAGGGCATATGAAGCCACAGGAGATTATCTTGAAGAAGAACCACTTTGCACCTATCAGCCTTTAAAATATACAAAACAGGCAGCACATAAGGAATATCCATGA
- a CDS encoding YifB family Mg chelatase-like AAA ATPase, producing MLAKVLSSAVTGIDAYLVEVEVDISYGLPSFTTVGLPEASVKESKERVKTAISNSGYSFPDDRITVNLAPANIKKEGTGFDLPIALGILTATGLISQELISQYLILGELSLDGRIKPVKGSLPMALAAKQAEYSGIIVPQDNGSEASVVKGISVFAVENLNQVIDFLRGLVRIEPEYTDISKIFNQGQECLADFSEVMGQEHVKRAMEVAGAGGHNIIMIGPPGSGKTMLARRIPSILPPLTFEEAIETTKIFSVVGMLEKDQALVTSRPFRAPHHTISDAGLIGGGRIPRPGEVSLAHNGVLFLDELSEFKKHVLEVLRQPLEDMKVTISRALTTLTYPSSFMLIAAMNPCPCGYHSDPKHECTCTSHQINQYRSRISGPLLDRIDIHVEVPAVPYKDLMGKTVSESSDSIRHRVKKAREIQSERLKKTKIYCNAQMGSRHIRTYCSIGRDSAELLETAVDRLGLSARAYNRILKIARTIADLDTQENIQINHISEAVQYRSLDRNKGFL from the coding sequence GTGCTTGCCAAGGTTTTAAGCAGTGCAGTTACAGGAATAGATGCCTATCTGGTTGAGGTTGAAGTAGATATCTCATACGGTCTTCCATCATTTACAACAGTGGGACTGCCTGAGGCATCTGTAAAAGAAAGTAAAGAACGTGTAAAAACAGCTATCTCTAATTCAGGATACAGTTTTCCTGATGACCGGATTACAGTCAACCTGGCTCCTGCAAATATAAAAAAAGAAGGAACAGGATTTGATCTGCCCATAGCGCTGGGAATCTTGACAGCAACCGGGCTTATATCCCAGGAACTAATCTCACAATACCTGATACTTGGAGAACTTTCCCTGGACGGCAGGATCAAACCAGTTAAAGGTTCTCTTCCAATGGCCCTGGCTGCAAAGCAAGCCGAATATTCAGGGATCATTGTACCCCAGGATAATGGGTCTGAAGCTTCTGTTGTAAAAGGAATCTCTGTTTTTGCAGTCGAAAATTTAAACCAGGTTATTGATTTTTTAAGAGGTTTAGTCAGGATTGAACCTGAATACACTGATATTTCAAAAATATTTAATCAGGGACAGGAATGTCTGGCAGATTTTTCAGAGGTTATGGGCCAGGAACATGTAAAAAGAGCTATGGAAGTAGCTGGTGCAGGAGGACATAATATTATTATGATAGGCCCCCCTGGTTCAGGAAAAACCATGCTTGCAAGGCGGATTCCTTCAATTCTGCCTCCTCTGACCTTTGAAGAAGCTATTGAAACAACAAAAATATTCAGTGTAGTAGGGATGCTTGAAAAAGACCAGGCACTTGTTACCAGCCGTCCTTTTCGCGCACCCCATCACACTATTTCTGATGCAGGCCTTATTGGCGGGGGACGTATCCCCAGACCTGGGGAAGTAAGTCTGGCACATAACGGGGTATTGTTTTTAGACGAACTTTCTGAATTTAAAAAACATGTTCTTGAGGTACTCCGCCAGCCTCTTGAAGACATGAAAGTAACTATTTCAAGGGCATTAACAACCCTGACATATCCCTCAAGCTTTATGCTTATTGCAGCCATGAACCCTTGTCCATGCGGGTATCATTCAGATCCCAAACATGAATGCACCTGTACTTCCCACCAGATAAATCAGTATAGATCAAGGATATCAGGCCCTCTTCTTGACAGGATTGATATTCATGTAGAGGTTCCTGCTGTTCCATACAAAGACCTTATGGGAAAAACAGTTTCAGAATCTTCAGATTCAATACGGCACAGGGTAAAAAAAGCAAGAGAAATACAATCTGAAAGACTTAAAAAAACAAAGATTTACTGCAACGCCCAGATGGGCAGCCGCCATATTAGAACCTATTGCAGTATAGGCAGGGATTCAGCAGAACTTCTTGAAACAGCAGTTGACAGGCTGGGGCTTTCTGCCAGGGCTTATAACCGGATTCTTAAAATTGCACGAACTATTGCTGATCTTGATACCCAGGAAAATATCCAGATCAATCATATCTCAGAAGCTGTTCAATACAGGAGCCTGGACAGGAACAAAGGATTTTTATAA
- a CDS encoding ExeA family protein yields MYEKFFGFKERPFQLVPNPAYLFLSKSHEDALAHLTYAVSQGDGFVAITGEVGTGKTTLCRVFLENLEEQTEAAYIFNPMLDAVQLLKAVNDEFGINAQADNTKDLIDTLNKFLMKKKSQGKKVILLIDEAQNLGKDVLEQLRLLSNLETTTSKLIQIILVGQPELRDILDSHELRQLSQRITLSCHITPLNFKETREYIQHRIRIASQKSGIKFSSSAFKSIYKYSGGIPRLTNIACDRAILTAYGLNQHKITGSITRASVRELRLRKDGKTTSRFEKKDILAVSGICLFLILIFFYINGIPNITKILQKSDNNIPEPKPLNIIVSSEEKPEITEPELEKIPYEEKQPFVTEEQKDNPSLESMSLNNYLTTQDISSSRHQALKTAINLWQTDIAVMEYLTSIEDTQTFFSVAAGQNTMSILYTNEGLDLIRKLDLPAIIELTFQEIEPVYLTIGSLNDNEIILITDQYQINTTYEDIKPYWSGTAYIPWKNFSGLTGIIPRNSDDDNIIKLKILLQDIGFKNIKISPDYDNETQAAIEAIQKKNNIIIDGKVGPITKIIIYNEKKSFNIPHISSSKLPLLTREAVN; encoded by the coding sequence ATGTATGAAAAATTTTTTGGATTTAAGGAAAGGCCTTTTCAGCTTGTTCCAAATCCAGCCTACCTATTTTTAAGTAAAAGCCATGAAGATGCTCTTGCACATTTAACCTATGCTGTTTCCCAGGGAGACGGCTTTGTTGCAATAACAGGTGAAGTAGGCACAGGAAAAACAACTCTCTGCCGGGTATTTCTGGAGAATCTTGAAGAACAAACCGAGGCTGCCTATATTTTCAATCCCATGCTGGATGCTGTTCAGCTGCTCAAAGCAGTTAATGATGAATTTGGGATCAATGCCCAGGCAGACAATACCAAAGACCTTATTGACACCTTGAATAAATTTCTTATGAAAAAAAAAAGTCAGGGTAAAAAGGTTATCCTGCTCATAGATGAAGCTCAAAACCTGGGTAAAGATGTATTAGAACAATTGCGCCTGCTTTCCAACCTGGAAACAACCACCAGCAAACTCATTCAGATCATATTGGTAGGCCAGCCTGAATTAAGAGATATTTTAGACTCCCATGAACTCCGCCAGTTAAGCCAGAGAATTACCTTAAGCTGTCATATTACCCCTCTTAATTTTAAAGAAACCCGTGAATATATTCAGCATCGAATCCGCATAGCATCCCAGAAATCAGGAATAAAATTTTCCAGCAGCGCCTTTAAATCCATTTATAAATATTCAGGAGGAATTCCCAGGCTGACAAATATTGCCTGTGACAGGGCAATACTTACAGCCTATGGTTTGAACCAGCACAAAATAACAGGAAGTATTACAAGAGCATCTGTAAGAGAACTTAGGTTAAGAAAAGATGGGAAAACAACAAGTAGATTTGAAAAAAAAGATATACTTGCTGTTTCAGGAATATGCCTTTTTTTGATTTTAATTTTCTTTTATATAAATGGAATCCCCAATATTACTAAAATTCTGCAAAAATCTGACAATAATATCCCGGAACCAAAACCCCTTAATATTATAGTCAGTTCTGAAGAAAAACCTGAAATAACAGAACCAGAATTAGAGAAAATACCTTATGAAGAAAAACAGCCTTTTGTAACAGAAGAACAAAAGGATAATCCCTCTCTTGAATCCATGAGCCTGAATAATTATTTAACTACTCAAGATATTTCATCTTCACGGCACCAGGCACTAAAAACAGCCATAAACCTCTGGCAGACAGACATTGCGGTCATGGAATATTTAACCAGTATTGAAGATACACAGACCTTTTTCAGTGTAGCAGCAGGCCAAAACACCATGTCCATACTTTATACAAATGAAGGACTTGATTTAATCAGAAAACTGGATCTGCCAGCTATTATAGAACTGACCTTTCAGGAGATTGAACCTGTTTATCTTACAATTGGAAGCCTGAATGATAATGAGATTATTTTAATCACAGATCAATACCAGATAAACACCACTTATGAAGATATAAAGCCCTACTGGTCAGGGACAGCCTATATTCCCTGGAAAAATTTTTCAGGGCTTACGGGCATTATTCCAAGAAATTCAGATGACGACAATATAATCAAACTTAAAATATTATTGCAGGATATAGGATTTAAAAATATTAAAATAAGTCCTGATTATGATAATGAAACTCAGGCAGCAATTGAAGCAATCCAGAAAAAAAACAATATTATTATAGACGGCAAGGTCGGCCCCATAACAAAAATTATTATTTATAATGAAAAAAAATCCTTTAACATTCCGCATATCTCAAGCAGTAAGTTACCGTTACTCACAAGGGAGGCTGTCAATTGA
- a CDS encoding CBS domain-containing protein, with translation MKVNSLMISNPITITENASIREAISLMKANSIRHLPVISGINTLEGLITFSDLKEGLLPSMLSDVSLKDLIIKAPICVTPDDDIETAARLIYNHKISGLPVVHKDKLAGIITETDILRTFIDMMGILTSDSRLEVIINDTPETFKKAVHIIQNNGGDIINVSMTAKEASHRIYYFRLFPCQTESIKKALKAQNFDVISD, from the coding sequence ATGAAAGTTAATTCTTTAATGATTTCAAACCCGATTACAATTACAGAAAATGCTTCCATAAGAGAAGCAATCAGTCTGATGAAAGCAAATTCAATCCGGCATCTGCCTGTAATCTCAGGCATTAATACCCTGGAGGGTTTGATTACATTTTCTGACTTAAAAGAAGGGCTTCTTCCTTCAATGCTGAGTGATGTTTCTCTCAAGGATTTGATTATAAAAGCCCCGATTTGTGTTACTCCTGATGATGATATTGAAACTGCTGCCAGGCTTATATATAACCATAAAATCAGTGGTCTGCCTGTTGTTCATAAGGATAAGCTTGCAGGCATTATTACTGAAACAGATATTTTACGAACCTTTATTGATATGATGGGTATTCTGACATCTGATTCCAGGCTTGAGGTTATAATTAATGACACACCTGAAACCTTTAAAAAAGCTGTCCATATTATCCAGAATAATGGCGGCGATATTATCAATGTGAGCATGACAGCAAAGGAAGCCAGCCACCGCATATATTATTTCCGCCTGTTCCCATGTCAAACAGAATCCATCAAAAAAGCTCTGAAAGCTCAAAATTTTGATGTTATATCCGATTAA
- a CDS encoding AAA family ATPase yields the protein MKEKNGKLPDPKEIEREIGEFLAKRFGGDVKIVSPINLPQELSLEAKKIFQPKPGNINFDLKPRDLIAYLDQYIVRQDQAKAVLATKICTHFNRIKHLQHSNTDYLTGRVKSNILMLGPTGVGKTYMIKLIAKKIGVPFVKGDATKFSETGYVGADVEDLIRDLVREADDNIELAGFGIIYIDEIDKIASNHNFIGADISRTGVQRALLKPMEETDVELKVPHDPISIIQEIEKFRKTGKREKNIVNTKNILFIMSGAFADLSEIINKRLSSQEIGFGARIKGTQTQDEILKQVRSEDLIEFGFESEFAGRLPVHAVLQKLSENDLFEILKNPNNPVILGKKFDFAAYGIKIIFEDTALEMLAKQAFNENTGARGLVSAIERALLPFEKSLPSTDIKIFPVTKEVVENPEKIYNKLYQSPDIDALTQTFDKMALQEKEFIKDYLRAGRKNLNIKNHLNMTPSRIDIIADYYCSHTTSMEFIINKVKKYSDEIKKIELFFYKNNDINIVMEDDAIDYFIEQLINNKLKIDNFYKQFNLDFEYGLKLVREKTGQNRFFITRKAMTDPEAYISDFIKTTFS from the coding sequence ATGAAAGAAAAAAATGGAAAGCTGCCGGACCCAAAAGAGATTGAAAGAGAGATTGGTGAATTTTTAGCTAAAAGATTTGGCGGTGATGTAAAAATTGTATCCCCGATAAATCTGCCTCAGGAACTATCCTTAGAAGCAAAAAAAATCTTCCAGCCAAAACCAGGCAATATTAATTTTGACCTAAAACCCAGAGATTTAATTGCATATCTTGACCAGTATATAGTCAGGCAGGATCAGGCAAAAGCTGTTCTGGCAACTAAAATCTGTACTCATTTCAACCGTATCAAACATTTACAGCATTCAAATACAGATTACCTGACAGGACGCGTTAAAAGCAATATATTAATGCTTGGCCCTACAGGTGTTGGCAAGACTTATATGATAAAGCTTATTGCCAAAAAAATCGGGGTGCCTTTTGTTAAAGGCGATGCAACCAAATTCAGTGAAACAGGTTATGTTGGAGCAGATGTAGAAGACCTGATAAGGGATCTTGTTCGGGAAGCAGATGACAATATTGAGCTTGCTGGTTTTGGCATAATCTATATAGATGAAATTGATAAAATAGCTTCAAACCATAATTTCATTGGAGCAGATATATCACGTACCGGGGTTCAAAGAGCATTGCTCAAACCTATGGAAGAAACAGATGTTGAATTAAAAGTTCCCCATGATCCCATTTCCATAATTCAGGAGATTGAAAAATTCCGAAAAACAGGAAAACGGGAAAAAAATATAGTAAACACAAAAAATATTCTTTTTATCATGAGCGGAGCTTTTGCTGATCTTAGTGAAATTATTAACAAAAGACTCAGTTCCCAGGAAATCGGCTTTGGAGCCAGAATAAAAGGAACCCAGACACAAGATGAAATATTAAAACAGGTTCGTTCAGAAGATTTGATTGAATTTGGCTTTGAGTCTGAATTTGCGGGCCGCCTTCCTGTTCATGCTGTGCTGCAAAAACTTTCTGAAAATGATTTATTTGAAATTCTGAAAAATCCCAATAACCCTGTTATTCTGGGCAAAAAATTTGATTTTGCTGCATACGGCATAAAGATTATATTTGAAGATACTGCTCTTGAGATGCTTGCAAAACAGGCATTTAATGAAAATACAGGAGCAAGAGGGCTGGTAAGTGCAATTGAAAGAGCCTTGCTTCCATTTGAAAAATCCCTGCCGTCAACGGACATTAAGATATTTCCAGTAACAAAGGAAGTTGTAGAAAATCCTGAAAAAATCTATAACAAGCTTTATCAATCCCCTGATATTGATGCACTCACCCAGACCTTTGATAAAATGGCATTACAGGAAAAAGAGTTTATCAAGGATTATCTCCGGGCCGGCAGGAAAAACTTGAATATAAAAAATCATCTAAACATGACACCGTCAAGGATTGATATTATTGCAGACTATTATTGCAGCCATACAACAAGTATGGAATTTATCATAAACAAGGTAAAAAAATATTCAGATGAAATAAAAAAAATTGAGCTTTTTTTCTATAAAAACAATGATATAAATATTGTAATGGAAGATGATGCTATTGATTATTTCATAGAACAGCTTATCAATAACAAGCTTAAAATTGATAATTTTTACAAACAGTTTAATCTTGACTTTGAATATGGATTAAAACTTGTCAGGGAAAAAACCGGACAAAACCGGTTTTTTATTACCAGAAAAGCAATGACAGACCCTGAAGCATATATCAGCGATTTTATCAAAACAACTTTCAGCTAA
- the hemB gene encoding porphobilinogen synthase, which translates to MLFPDYRPRRLRQTDAFRRMIRETQLGVDDLILPLFAKEGKDIKEPIPSMPGQFRFSVNKIVDEAKKAYESGIPAIMVFGLPDKKDPLGTRAYAKDGIVQKAVKEIKNKLPELALITDVCLCQYTDHGHCGVVEGHIIDNDATLDLLARTALSHVKAGADMVAPSDMMDGRVAEIRGILDDNNFSNIPIMSYAAKYCSAYYGPFREAADSAPQFGDRRTYQMDPANSREAIREAAMDAEEGADIIMVKPALPYLDIICRIRDEIDLPVAAYNVSGEYAMIKAAEKMGWVDGKKVMMETLTAIKRAGAEMILTYFALEAAEIINN; encoded by the coding sequence ATGCTGTTTCCAGATTACCGTCCCAGGCGCCTTCGTCAAACCGATGCTTTCCGCCGTATGATACGCGAAACCCAGCTTGGTGTTGATGACCTTATCCTGCCTCTTTTTGCCAAAGAAGGCAAAGATATTAAAGAACCCATTCCTTCAATGCCGGGCCAGTTTCGTTTTTCTGTAAATAAAATTGTAGATGAAGCAAAAAAAGCCTATGAGTCAGGCATTCCTGCTATAATGGTATTTGGGCTTCCTGATAAAAAAGACCCTTTGGGAACCCGTGCCTATGCAAAAGACGGGATTGTTCAAAAAGCAGTTAAGGAAATTAAAAACAAGCTGCCAGAACTTGCCCTTATAACTGATGTCTGCCTTTGCCAATACACAGATCACGGTCATTGCGGAGTTGTTGAAGGCCATATTATTGACAATGACGCAACCCTTGATCTGCTTGCCAGAACTGCTTTATCCCATGTCAAAGCCGGAGCTGACATGGTAGCTCCTTCAGATATGATGGACGGCAGGGTTGCTGAAATAAGAGGCATACTGGATGACAATAATTTCAGTAATATCCCCATCATGTCCTATGCAGCAAAATACTGCTCTGCATACTACGGCCCTTTCAGGGAAGCAGCAGATTCAGCCCCCCAGTTTGGAGACCGGAGAACCTATCAAATGGATCCTGCCAATTCAAGGGAAGCCATAAGGGAAGCCGCAATGGATGCAGAGGAAGGCGCAGATATTATCATGGTAAAACCTGCACTGCCATACCTGGATATTATATGCCGCATCAGGGATGAAATTGATCTGCCCGTAGCAGCCTATAATGTAAGCGGAGAATATGCCATGATAAAAGCTGCTGAAAAAATGGGCTGGGTTGACGGTAAAAAGGTCATGATGGAAACCCTGACAGCAATCAAAAGAGCAGGCGCTGAAATGATCCTGACTTATTTTGCCTTAGAAGCAGCTGAAATAATTAATAATTAA